A single Neospora caninum Liverpool complete genome, chromosome VIIb DNA region contains:
- a CDS encoding Ferrochelatase, related: MRHDWLTRLRAAVDTAAGTSTHAELRLGRDRFRSRILSRRLACLHSSFGANRLPVPERRNPAVAAGVALGDGASPVGPQNGKAGEKGRFLENLQPRTRERDGWRHVSNEAENPRRALRRFTPLSVAKRQALETRHTGKRKGFPEESFACDPEPPQGREWTVQPVSDASRLLGGGASVPRGTSPPYFWLFSPTGRRFFHDSGSPVGPQNSELEREAGKGRAFSTQGAGQQRAEVGETCRSDGFLEGYPGSREAGMSGRERDGDLGRAGREARTEEDALWRKEADYLSPEARKLQCLYHRRSSYLRGEDGQTARPVVPAWLRQKGEEKEMGEEESVKLGTADGGAVCVVLVNLGSPSAPTYRELWKYLNQFLGDPRVVEVPCVLWFFIRHAFILPFRSFASAQKYQSIWNFDPCSKSAPRPQAHGAPSLCQSLAFGSVRRGRETVHSAQEHRLHISQGSLVEEARDTRCAKGKNLVHPDLPAADSARRSAQPIRSQGDTEADQTARHLREASVCGRSSTMTRVALHETRKRDFSGSPAPLVRISEALRSQVQARFDALLDEKLGERDKRGGWEAPTDRAVRDGDRPANGCEGRSKREKESAEPSMKSARFREMHAARHGGTNGRGLRDPAGIETPTVDLLKEGARRLRPAVRVLMGMRYGEPSLPSVLRAARDGGCRKLLILPLYPQTAAATTSSVYDAAMEEIMKWRVMPDLRILSGYADHPAYISALATTIRRFWEEEGGESERKHANEPAVRGRGEKLVFSFHGIPLSTGRQAGEIYQCLCAKTARLVADQLEMQPEDVEVAFQSRFGPAEWTQPYIDQRLEALAGAGYRLVDVVMPGFATDCLETIEEMAGIYRGKFLQLTNGEGELRVIPCLNASDEATAAVFAVAKEQMTDWLKLMEPTP, from the exons ATGCGCCACGACTGGCTCACGCGGCTCCGCGCGGCCGTGGACACAGCGGCAGGCACAAGCACACACGCCGAACTTCGTTTGGGCCGAGACCGTTTTCGAAGCCGCAtcctgtctcgccgtcttgcGTGTCTCCATTCGTCTTTTGGCGCAAACAGGCTTCCGGTTCCCGAGCGCAGAAATCCCGCGGTTGCCGCCGGGGTGGCCCTgggagacggcgcctcgcccgtcGGTCCGCAAAACGGgaaagctggagagaaaggcagattTCTCGAGAATCTGCAAccgagaacgagggaaagggacGGCTGGCGACATGTGAGCAACGAGGCAGAGAATCCTAGGCGGGCCTTGCGGCGGTTTACGCCCCTGTCCGTCGCTAAGCGACAAGCACTCGAGACGCGAcacacaggaaaaagaaaaggcttTCCGGAAGAGAGTTTCGCGTGTGATCCTGAGCCGCCTCAAGGACGCGAATGGACTGTACAGCCAGTGTCTGATGCGTCGCGCCTGCTGGGGGGCGGAGCCTCGGTGCCTCGCGGCACGTCTCCTCCGTACTTTTGGCTGTTCTCTCCCACGGGCAGAAGGTTTTTCCACGACAGCGGATCGCCCGTAGGGCCTCAGAACTCCGAACtggaacgcgaggcaggcaaGGGAAGAGCATTTTCGACACAAGGCGCAGGGcagcagagagcagaggTGGGGGAAACATGTCGGAGCGACGGTTTCCTGGAGGGGTATCCCGGAAGTAGAGAGGCAGGAATGAGCGGAAGGGAACGGGACGGAGACTTGGGAAGGGCGGGACGCGAAGCGcggacagaggaagacgctcTGTGGCGAAAGGAAGCAGACTATTTGTCTCCAGAGGCTCGCAAGCTTCAGTGCCTCTACCACAGAAGGAGTTCCTACCTTCGAGGTGAAGACGGGCAAACAGCCCGGCCGGTCGTCCCGGCGTGGCTGCGGcaaaagggcgaggagaaagagatgggagaagaagagtcAGTCAAACTGGGAACGGCGGATGGAggcgccgtctgcgtcgtcctAGTTAACCTCGGCAGTCCGTCTGCACCAACGTACAGAGAGCTCTGGAAATACCTGAATC AATTCCTGGGAGATCCTCGTGTTGTCGAGGTTCCCTGCGTCCTCTGGTTTTTCATACGCCACGCCTTCATTCTTCCCTTCCGTAGCT tTGCCTCCGCCCAAAAGTACCAGTCCATCTGGAACTTCGATCCCTGTTCTAAGTCTGCTCCGCGCCCTCAGGCACACGGTGCGCCTTCCCTGTGTCAGTCCCTGGCCTTTGGTAGTGTTCGTAGAGGCCGTGAGACAGTCCACTCTGCGCAGGAGCACCGTCTCCACATCTCACAAGGTTCTCTGgtcgaggaagcgcgagacacgcggTGCGCCAAAGGAAAGAATTTGGTGCATCCGGACCTTCCAGCGGCGGATTCGGCTCGCCGGAGCGCGCAGCCCATTCGGTCCCAGGGTGACACGGAGGCTGACCAGACCGCACGGCATCTCAGAGAAGCGAGTGTCTGTGGACGTAGCTCGACGATGACTCGTGTGGCTCTTCACGAAACACGAAAACGCGATTTCTCAGGCTCGCCCGCACCTCTCGTCCGTATCTCTGAGGCTCTGCGAAGTCAAGTCCAGGCTCGATTCGACGCACTGCTGGACGAAAAACTcggagaaagggacaagCGGGGAGGTTGGGAGGCGCCGACCGATAGAGCTgtgagagacggcgacagacCCGCGAACGGGTGTGAAGGTCGATCtaaaagggagaaggaaagcgcggAGCCGTCCATGAAGAGTGCGCGCTTCCGAGAAATGCATGCGGCGAGACATGGAGGCACGAACGGAAGGGGCCTTCGTGACCCAGCGGGGATCGAGACTCCGACCGTCGACTTGCtgaaggaaggcgcgcgtcgcctgcgacCCGCCGTCCGCGTGCTGATGGGAATGCGCTACGGCGagccttcccttccttctgtcctGCGGGCTGCTCGAGATGGAGGCTGCCGGAAACTCCTGATTCTCCCGCTGTATCCTCAAACAGCAGCTGCGACGACCTCGTCCGTTTACGACGCCGCCATGGAGGAAATCATGAAGTGGCG CGTGATGCCTGATTTGCGCATTCTCAGCGGCTACGCGGATCACCCCGCCTACATCAGCGCTCTCGCGACAACGATCCGTCGCTTCTGGGAAGaggaggggggagagagcgagcgcaAGCACGCGAACGAACCTGCAGTTCGAGGCAGGGGCGAAAAGCTGGTATTTTCTTTCCACGGCATTCCTCTCAGTACGGGAAGGCAAGCGGGAGAGATTTACCAGTGTCTTTGTGCGAAAACAGCCCGGCTGGTCGCGGACCAGTTGGAGATGCAA CCGGAGGACGTCGAGGTGGCTTTCCAGTCGCGCTTTGGGCCTGCCGAGTGGACGCAGCCCTACATTGATCAG CGTCTCGAGGCGCTCGCAGGCGCTGGCTACCGTCTCGTCGATGTCGTGATGCCCGGCTTCGCGACAGATTGCTTGGAGACGATTGAGGAGATGGCTGGGATTTACCGCGGGAAGTTTCTTCAGCTCACC aacggcgaaggcgaatTGCGAGTTATTCCCTGCTTAAATGCCAGTGACGAGGCCACGGCGGCGGTGTTTGCCGTTGCGAAAGAGCAAATGACAGATTGGTTGAAGCTCATGGAGCCTACGCCGTAG